The following proteins are co-located in the Onychomys torridus chromosome 6, mOncTor1.1, whole genome shotgun sequence genome:
- the Sypl2 gene encoding synaptophysin-like protein 2: MSSTESPGRTSDKSPRPQVDRLLVGLRWRRLEEPLGFIKVLQWLFAIFAFGSCGSYSGETGAMVRCNNEAKDVSSIIVLFGYPFRLHRVQYDMPLCDDDSTSKTMHLMGDFSAPAEFFVTLGIFSFFYTMAALVLYLRFHNLYTENKRFPLVDFCVTVSFTFFWLVAAAAWGKGLTDVKGATRPSSLTAAMSVCHGEDAVCSAGATPSMGLANISVLFGFINFFLWAGNCWFVFKETPWHGQGQDQGQGPSQESAAEQGTVEKQ, encoded by the exons ATGTCCTCGACGGAGAGCCCCGGCCGCACGTCGGACAAGTCTCCGCGCCCGCAG GTGGACCGATTGCTCGTGGGGCTGCGCTGGCGGCGCCTGGAGGAGCCACTGGGCTTCATCAAAGTTCTCCAGTGG CTCTTTGCTATTTTCGCCTTCGGGTCCTGCGGCTCTTACAGCGGGGAGACGGGAGCCATGGTTCGCTGCAACAACGAAGCCAAGGACGTGAGCTCCATCATTGTTTTGTTCGGCTACCCCTTCAG GTTGCACCGGGTCCAGTATGACATGCCCCTCTGTGATGACGACTCCACCTCCAAAACCATGCACCTCATGGGAGACTTCTCTGCCCCCGCTGAGTTCTTTGTGACCCTTGgcatcttttccttcttctatacAATGGCTGCTCTAGTCCTCTACCTGCGTTTCCACAACCTCTACACAGAGAACAAACGCTTCCCACTGGTG GATTTCTGTGTGACCGTCTCCTTCACCTTCTTCTGGCTGGTTGCTGCAGCTGCCTGGGGCAAGGGCTTGACCGACGTCAAAGGGGCCACACGGCCATCCAGCCTGACTGCAGCCATGTCCGTGTGTCATGGAGAGGATGCAGTGTGCAGTGCCGGGGCCACACCCTCGATGGGGCTAGCTAACATTTCTGTG CTCTTCGGCTTTATCAACTTCTTCCTGTGGGCTGGAAACTGTTGGTTTGTGTTCAAAGAGACACCGTGGCATGGACAGGGCCAGGACCAGGGCCAGGGCCCCAGCCAGGAGAGTGCAGCAGAACAGGGAACGGTGGAGAAGCAGTGA